The proteins below come from a single Methanotorris formicicus Mc-S-70 genomic window:
- a CDS encoding ABC transporter permease produces MILTTIIPAFMFVIISIIIAYKEELKLEKKILVVCISALIQLLILGFVINIIFNLELFFTFLMIFVMIMIASYMIKNEINIGERNFIFLSSCFSLLFTSTVSLLILIYSGVVELKPQYIIPLIGMVIGNSMNSINLCLDRLLNDLKSNKDILWGYLALGANDYQAMKPFIREAIRSALIPQMNRTKTVGIIFIPGAMVGMLLSGANPIRAAEIQIVIMWMVLSGALISTLIACHLVYKKFMKCV; encoded by the coding sequence ATGATATTAACAACCATAATCCCTGCTTTTATGTTTGTGATCATATCGATTATTATTGCATATAAAGAAGAACTTAAGTTGGAAAAGAAAATTTTAGTTGTTTGTATATCTGCGTTAATACAACTTTTAATTTTGGGGTTTGTTATCAATATCATTTTTAATCTTGAATTATTTTTCACATTCTTGATGATTTTTGTGATGATAATGATAGCATCATATATGATTAAAAATGAAATTAATATAGGGGAAAGGAACTTTATTTTTTTATCTTCATGTTTTTCATTACTTTTTACATCAACAGTATCGCTTTTAATTTTGATTTATTCTGGTGTTGTTGAGTTAAAACCGCAGTATATAATTCCCCTTATTGGTATGGTTATAGGAAATTCAATGAACTCAATAAATTTATGCTTAGATAGGCTTTTAAATGATTTAAAATCAAATAAGGATATTTTATGGGGTTATTTAGCATTGGGAGCAAACGACTACCAGGCAATGAAGCCATTTATAAGGGAAGCCATAAGGTCTGCACTAATTCCCCAAATGAATAGAACCAAGACGGTTGGTATTATTTTTATTCCAGGTGCAATGGTTGGGATGCTTTTAAGTGGGGCAAATCCCATACGTGCTGCAGAGATACAGATTGTTATTATGTGGATGGTTTTATCAGGAGCGTTGATATCCACATTAATTGCATGCCATTTGGTATACAAAAAGTTCATGAAGTGTGTATAG